One segment of Theobroma cacao cultivar B97-61/B2 chromosome 9, Criollo_cocoa_genome_V2, whole genome shotgun sequence DNA contains the following:
- the LOC18589785 gene encoding protein slowmo homolog: MVKGYTQDHIYKHPWERVTSASWRKFADPENKRTLSHILEVDTLNRRLDPDSGRLYTTRALTIHAPGPWFIRKIIGQDICHCVESTVVDAQSKSMQLTTRNVSLQKFIEVEEKIRYDPHPDNPTGWTICRQETSIRIKPLSALASMAEKVEQRCAERFMQNSAKGREVMERICKYLEAESSGMAL; this comes from the coding sequence ATGGTGAAAGGATATACTCAAGATCACATTTACAAGCATCCGTGGGAACGAGTAACTTCTGCATCTTGGCGCAAGTTTGCTGACCCTGAGAACAAACGTACCTTGTCGCATATTCTTGAAGTTGACACATTGAACCGCAGACTTGATCCTGACTCTGGCAGGCTTTACACTACTCGTGCTCTTACCATCCATGCTCCAGGGCCATGGTTTATTCGCAAAATCATTGGCCAGGATATCTGCCACTGTGTTGAATCGACAGTTGTTGATGCCCAATCTAAGTCAATGCAACTTACAACCCGTAATGTCAGTCTCCAGAAGTTCATAGAGGTAGAGGAGAAGATACGGTATGATCCTCACCCAGATAATCCAACTGGCTGGACAATTTGTCGACAGGAGACTAGTATTCGTATTAAGCCTTTATCAGCTCTGGCATCCATGGCAGAAAAAGTTGAGCAACGGTGTGCTGAGAGGTTTATGCAAAATAGTGCGAAGGGCAGAGAGGTTATGGAGAGGATCTGTAAGTATCTTG